A genomic window from Streptomyces sp. MST-110588 includes:
- a CDS encoding YfhO family protein codes for MRPTAVAVLTCAVFLGSAYAAYSVTAARDRIEWYRPKTTLSDATLTGPAYEDIKAHENWPLTRTDPGPHEFADNDPLLLGGEGGSYYSSYLPAATARTLRGLGAGWYIQGRHTLSFDDPAGRALMGVSSFRTGPVGRPVTVHRTTGAPLVTVRPEDAQGAKGAEGPAITATTTDDGDTGRSVFDRQEAALGADVYEVPELVPVRATPDPLASLHSTASTASTEHLDTLEPLSSPAPLHHLGPLPPPGRPLGTGAAEDPAGRAPVPADGGWSLPATPGAAAVSASAAVQESAVAPAFTARCTPGTTAYWYAPWYSGEVSAAGATSPGYGDREMTANPVRRLGKVPADGRLTVRFRSPAPQKIPEHAIGCLSPRRLDAAVGRLRSQGPVRLSAGGHGLTAELRAHSTGTAVVAVPAVEGWTCAVDGGPDRPPRAVEGLMAVPLGAGATRLTCSYAAPGLTAGLVASGAAALTVAVVATMGAMGSVAGTGPGRPRRRGRRTADQLPSSPVPSPISPK; via the coding sequence GTGCGCCCGACCGCCGTGGCGGTCCTGACCTGCGCCGTCTTCCTCGGCTCCGCCTACGCCGCCTACTCCGTCACGGCCGCCCGCGACCGGATCGAGTGGTACCGGCCGAAGACGACCCTCAGCGACGCCACGCTCACCGGCCCGGCGTACGAGGACATCAAGGCACACGAGAACTGGCCGCTGACGCGCACCGACCCCGGCCCGCACGAGTTCGCCGACAACGACCCCCTGCTGCTCGGCGGCGAGGGCGGCTCGTACTACAGCAGCTATCTGCCCGCGGCGACCGCGCGCACGCTGCGCGGGCTGGGCGCCGGCTGGTACATCCAGGGACGCCACACGCTGAGCTTCGACGATCCGGCCGGGCGCGCGCTCATGGGCGTCAGCAGCTTCCGGACCGGCCCGGTCGGGCGGCCCGTCACCGTGCACCGGACCACCGGGGCGCCTTTGGTGACCGTACGGCCGGAAGATGCGCAAGGTGCGAAAGGGGCGGAAGGCCCCGCCATCACCGCCACCACCACCGACGACGGCGACACCGGCCGCTCCGTCTTCGACCGCCAGGAAGCGGCCCTGGGCGCCGACGTCTACGAGGTGCCCGAGCTCGTACCCGTACGAGCGACACCGGACCCCCTTGCTTCCCTGCACTCCACCGCCTCCACCGCCTCCACCGAGCATCTGGACACCCTTGAGCCCCTAAGTTCTCCCGCTCCCCTCCACCACCTCGGCCCGCTCCCGCCTCCCGGCCGTCCCCTTGGAACGGGAGCCGCCGAGGACCCTGCCGGCCGTGCCCCGGTTCCGGCGGACGGCGGGTGGTCGCTGCCCGCGACGCCCGGGGCCGCGGCCGTGTCGGCGAGCGCCGCCGTACAGGAGAGCGCCGTCGCCCCGGCCTTCACCGCGCGCTGCACCCCCGGCACCACCGCGTACTGGTACGCCCCCTGGTACTCCGGCGAGGTCAGCGCCGCGGGGGCCACCTCACCCGGCTACGGCGACCGGGAGATGACCGCCAACCCCGTCAGACGGCTGGGCAAGGTGCCCGCCGACGGCCGTCTGACCGTACGTTTCCGTTCCCCCGCGCCCCAGAAGATCCCCGAGCACGCCATCGGCTGCCTGTCCCCGCGCCGGCTCGACGCCGCCGTCGGACGGCTGCGTTCGCAGGGGCCGGTGCGGCTGTCGGCCGGCGGCCACGGTCTGACGGCCGAGCTGCGAGCGCACAGCACCGGTACGGCCGTGGTCGCGGTGCCGGCCGTCGAGGGATGGACCTGCGCGGTGGACGGCGGGCCAGACCGCCCGCCCCGGGCCGTCGAGGGGCTGATGGCGGTACCGCTCGGCGCCGGTGCCACCCGGCTGACCTGCTCTTATGCCGCGCCCGGTCTGACGGCCGGGCTGGTGGCGAGCGGCGCCGCCGCCCTGACGGTGGCCGTCGTGGCGACCATGGGGGCCATGGGGTCCGTGGCAGGCACCGGCCCGGGAAGGCCGCGCCGCCGCGGTCGGAGAACAGCCGACCAGCTCCCCAGCTCTCCCGTCCCCTCCCCCATCTCCCCCAAATAG
- a CDS encoding GtrA family protein, whose translation MHAGRLWQIARFAVVGGINTGTFYACYLLLHPWMPYFLAYTLAFLLSMAGSFLLNTYFTYRTHPTWKKFLLFPLTQATNYLIQSVALLSLVHWSGLNTKLAPLVAAILAIPFTYLVTLRILLPTPPPPPPPPEPARHHEPA comes from the coding sequence ATGCACGCCGGCCGGCTCTGGCAGATCGCCCGCTTCGCCGTCGTCGGCGGTATCAACACCGGCACGTTCTACGCCTGTTACCTGCTTCTGCACCCCTGGATGCCGTACTTCCTCGCGTACACCCTCGCGTTCCTCCTCAGCATGGCCGGCTCCTTCCTCCTGAACACCTATTTCACCTACCGCACCCACCCGACCTGGAAGAAGTTCCTGCTCTTCCCCCTGACACAGGCCACTAACTACCTGATCCAGAGCGTCGCCCTTCTCTCGCTGGTCCACTGGTCCGGCCTAAACACCAAGCTCGCCCCCCTCGTAGCAGCCATCCTCGCCATCCCCTTCACCTACCTGGTCACCCTCCGCATCCTCCTCCCCACTCCGCCCCCGCCTCCCCCACCCCCAGAACCGGCCCGCCACCACGAACCGGCGTAA
- a CDS encoding glycosyltransferase, whose translation MSSGRDIFFVSNSVNELGGVTTWSHQMARLFMERGHRVHVIGITEPDVPQDLGGELPYPTTTLYDVKPPKVGSGRGIKAKLDLAEQRRRRSRAAGMVEKAARLTAIFRAARPGAMVIVTQVWAMEWVKLADTRGLKVIGMSHESYEYSRATSRFGRVKQHYADVDRLLLLTQEDADLWIRQGLDNVGFMPNPLPFMPEVPSERTEKVVLSMGRLTDQKGIDMLLDTWAEVAPLHPDWTLRIYGDGEDEEALKKQCTSLGLDASVQWMGRTGDVPGALRGGSIFVQSSRGEGFPLALMEAMAAAVPCAAFDCAPGVHEIIRDGEDGLLATLGNTGELARRLDTLMSDKELRDKMGEAARQNIRRFTTEEIVRRWEELFAFLER comes from the coding sequence ATGTCGAGCGGTCGCGACATCTTCTTCGTCTCCAACAGCGTCAACGAGCTGGGCGGTGTGACCACCTGGTCGCACCAGATGGCCCGGCTGTTCATGGAGCGCGGCCACCGGGTCCACGTCATCGGCATCACCGAGCCCGACGTCCCGCAGGACCTGGGCGGCGAGCTGCCCTACCCCACCACCACCCTGTACGACGTCAAGCCGCCCAAGGTCGGCTCCGGGCGCGGCATCAAGGCCAAGCTGGACCTGGCCGAACAGCGCCGCCGCCGCAGCCGGGCCGCGGGCATGGTGGAGAAGGCCGCCCGGCTCACCGCGATCTTCCGGGCGGCCCGGCCGGGCGCCATGGTCATCGTCACCCAGGTCTGGGCCATGGAGTGGGTCAAGCTCGCCGACACCCGCGGGCTGAAGGTCATCGGCATGAGCCACGAGTCCTACGAGTACTCCCGCGCGACCTCGCGGTTCGGCCGGGTCAAGCAGCACTACGCCGACGTGGACCGGCTGCTGCTGCTGACGCAGGAGGACGCGGACCTGTGGATCAGGCAGGGCCTGGACAACGTCGGCTTCATGCCCAACCCGCTGCCCTTCATGCCCGAGGTGCCCTCCGAGCGCACCGAGAAGGTCGTGCTGAGCATGGGGCGGCTGACGGACCAGAAGGGCATCGACATGCTGCTCGACACCTGGGCCGAGGTCGCGCCGCTGCACCCCGACTGGACGCTGCGCATCTACGGTGACGGCGAGGACGAGGAGGCGCTGAAGAAGCAGTGCACCTCGCTCGGCCTGGACGCCTCGGTGCAGTGGATGGGCCGTACGGGAGACGTGCCCGGGGCGCTGCGCGGCGGCTCGATCTTCGTGCAGTCCTCCCGGGGCGAGGGTTTCCCGCTGGCTCTGATGGAGGCGATGGCCGCGGCCGTTCCGTGTGCCGCCTTCGACTGCGCGCCGGGCGTGCACGAGATCATCCGGGACGGCGAGGACGGGCTGCTGGCGACGCTGGGCAACACCGGCGAGCTGGCCCGCAGGCTGGACACCCTGATGTCCGACAAGGAGCTGCGGGACAAGATGGGTGAGGCGGCGCGGCAGAACATCCGCCGGTTCACCACCGAGGAGATCGTCCGCCGCTGGGAGGAGCTCTTCGCGTTCCTGGAGCGCTGA
- a CDS encoding YfhO family protein: MVTGTATVRRAAGPALAAALSMGAYCLALTVHDSYPFGSRSRAVNDLGNQFVPFHAHLWDLMHGNTTGDLLFNWNSGYGVPFLADFLTYLMNPFSWLVGLFPRHLADLPVFLVTLLSIGLGSALMTVLLGRLRPGPAWPRALLSAGYGLCAWVLRDGTADPMWMWGLAALPMLGIAADWCLRRRRWVAGTLLVAAAWAGNFYTAAMGTLAMALVLGLRLLLAAHIPVRDRVRSLARAASMTATGVLLAAPALTVGFKAGKASMPAPEAHYGGRPPTLDYLAQLLPGGRGQVPAPHLFIGMLGLLLVAAFPFMRGVPPRVRAGWYGLAAGVALSFVWKPTILLWHGLALPNGSPYRAAFTLSALLVIMAWLALSYGPRPRELMAGAGLVALLAALCHGRESVGAATWVLVAGSGTVVLGALVVLHRPRTGKGPAGEAGPGGGASPGVGAGSGRGPGLVPVRVRMCARPPWRS, from the coding sequence GTGGTGACAGGCACAGCGACCGTGCGGCGGGCGGCCGGCCCGGCGCTCGCGGCGGCGCTGTCCATGGGCGCGTACTGCCTGGCCCTGACCGTCCACGACAGCTACCCCTTCGGCTCCCGCTCGCGCGCCGTCAACGACCTGGGCAACCAGTTCGTACCGTTCCACGCCCATCTGTGGGACCTCATGCACGGCAACACCACCGGTGACCTGCTCTTCAACTGGAACAGCGGCTACGGCGTCCCCTTCCTCGCCGATTTCCTCACCTACCTGATGAACCCGTTCTCCTGGCTCGTCGGGCTCTTCCCCCGCCACCTGGCCGACCTCCCGGTCTTCCTCGTCACCCTCCTGAGCATCGGCCTCGGCTCGGCGCTGATGACCGTCCTCCTGGGCCGGCTGCGCCCCGGCCCGGCCTGGCCGCGCGCGCTCCTGTCGGCCGGCTACGGGCTGTGCGCCTGGGTGCTGCGCGACGGCACCGCGGACCCCATGTGGATGTGGGGCCTGGCCGCGCTCCCGATGCTCGGCATCGCCGCCGACTGGTGTCTGCGCCGCCGCCGCTGGGTGGCAGGAACCCTTCTGGTGGCGGCGGCCTGGGCCGGCAACTTCTACACCGCGGCGATGGGCACCCTGGCCATGGCGCTGGTCCTGGGCCTGCGCCTGCTGCTCGCCGCGCACATCCCCGTACGCGACCGGGTACGGTCCCTGGCGCGCGCCGCCTCGATGACGGCGACCGGCGTCCTGCTGGCCGCACCGGCGCTGACCGTCGGCTTCAAGGCCGGCAAGGCGTCCATGCCCGCCCCCGAAGCCCACTACGGCGGCCGTCCGCCGACGCTGGACTACCTGGCGCAACTGCTGCCCGGCGGCCGGGGCCAGGTCCCCGCGCCGCATCTGTTCATCGGGATGCTCGGACTGCTGCTGGTGGCCGCGTTCCCCTTCATGCGGGGCGTGCCGCCCCGGGTGCGCGCCGGGTGGTACGGGCTGGCGGCGGGGGTCGCCCTGTCCTTCGTATGGAAACCGACGATCCTGTTGTGGCACGGCCTGGCGCTGCCCAACGGCAGTCCGTACCGTGCCGCCTTCACCCTCAGCGCCCTCCTGGTGATCATGGCCTGGCTGGCCCTCTCCTACGGTCCGCGCCCGCGCGAGCTGATGGCGGGCGCGGGGCTCGTCGCACTGCTGGCCGCGCTGTGCCACGGCCGCGAGTCGGTGGGGGCCGCCACCTGGGTCCTGGTGGCGGGCAGCGGGACGGTGGTGCTGGGCGCGCTCGTTGTGCTGCATCGGCCGCGTACGGGGAAGGGCCCGGCTGGAGAGGCAGGTCCTGGTGGCGGGGCGAGCCCGGGTGTGGGGGCGGGTTCGGGGCGGGGGCCCGGACTCGTACCCGTCCGCGTCCGTATGTGCGCCCGACCGCCGTGGCGGTCCTGA
- a CDS encoding bifunctional glycosyltransferase family 2 protein/CDP-glycerol:glycerophosphate glycerophosphotransferase: MPDVSVVVIVYNDAERLPTAVASVLDQTLHGVEVLIVDDCSTDASFSVAQKLAASHPDRVRAFQLPENSGGCGAPRNEGVRQARGKYVMFLDSDDVLEPNACRNMLEAAERTGSDLVSGMCVRVHVDSRTKKTVEWYPWLYSRTRTLESVSELPDLLVFDTLSTNKCYRRDFLVEQGLEFPVGIHYEDLLFSAQAYVAARRITLIPNHVYFWNVFEKAATKSISNRRHEIANFAHRMEIHRRVDDLLAENGMEDLKFHKDVKFLKHDLVLHLRDLPLLDQEYRHRFAEMANSYLAGIAPEAYQEVEPIQGICAYLLGKEDWANLLPAADTLTNRNKLSSPLVERDGRIYWCAEHLDDPEGRRVLDVTDLGYHVRPLGTLFLRNRLSAYSDDGRGTIRLSGTVVNPLDRITPQARVRGQLEFRARRRSLQTFTFPLTSLRRTGDGLQWDAEVDLAAKLRPLGIIDAVWDVRLILDVDGTVLRTRLSVDGLDLDEAAKLKIRPRLTRLVSDRVEPSVSKRGHLSFVLISEGQAARRTQKLVGAAVAGRAGKLAKTSVRKVRQTKRKLNSGETKIRTYHELLSKLPVRKGLVVFESHLGKQYSDSPRAIYEEMRRQGVEFEAVWSYAGGRPQGFPEDATLVRRWGWQYLKALAQAEFWIDNQGFPLKLTKRPETTYIQTWHGSALKRMGFDEPNYKLRSRPAQEEYQKVLDRFDHFLVRTEHDVRTLAKGFRLRDEVLLRTGYPRNDALVTARRAESERGRRERGPLAQELGIPEDHTVLLYAPTFRATRTGKVRGFELPFDVEEFARRFGDRYTLLIRSHYLNHVVLPPSVRGKVIDVTGHHDITPLLALADGLITDYSSVMFDYALLDRPMLFFAYDYEEYAKESRGTYFDLMEKAPGPVVATEEELFGAIEEFKAADGPYAEARKRFVGEFGEYDQGDAARTIVEKFFTRGSGK; this comes from the coding sequence GTGCCTGACGTCTCCGTAGTGGTGATCGTCTACAACGACGCGGAACGGCTGCCCACGGCCGTCGCGTCCGTCCTGGATCAGACGCTCCACGGTGTGGAAGTCCTGATCGTCGACGATTGCAGTACTGACGCATCGTTCTCGGTGGCCCAGAAGCTGGCCGCGTCCCACCCGGACCGGGTGCGCGCCTTCCAGCTCCCCGAGAACAGCGGCGGATGCGGAGCTCCCCGTAATGAGGGAGTGCGCCAGGCCCGTGGCAAGTACGTGATGTTCCTCGACAGCGACGACGTCCTGGAGCCGAACGCCTGCCGCAACATGCTGGAGGCCGCGGAGCGTACCGGTTCCGATCTCGTCTCCGGAATGTGCGTACGGGTACATGTTGATTCCCGTACCAAAAAGACCGTCGAGTGGTACCCCTGGCTCTACTCGCGCACCCGTACGCTGGAATCCGTATCCGAACTGCCCGACTTGCTGGTCTTCGACACCCTGTCGACCAATAAGTGTTACCGCCGGGACTTCCTCGTCGAACAGGGCCTCGAATTCCCGGTCGGCATTCATTACGAGGACCTGCTCTTCTCGGCCCAGGCGTACGTCGCGGCCCGCCGCATCACGCTGATCCCCAACCACGTCTACTTCTGGAACGTCTTCGAAAAGGCCGCGACGAAGTCGATCAGCAACCGCCGGCACGAGATCGCCAACTTCGCGCACCGCATGGAGATCCACCGCCGGGTGGACGACCTGCTGGCCGAGAACGGCATGGAGGACCTGAAGTTCCACAAGGACGTCAAGTTCCTCAAGCACGACCTCGTACTGCATCTGCGCGATCTGCCGCTGCTGGACCAGGAGTACCGCCACCGCTTCGCCGAGATGGCCAACTCCTACCTCGCGGGCATCGCCCCCGAGGCGTACCAGGAGGTGGAGCCCATCCAGGGCATCTGTGCCTACCTCCTCGGCAAGGAGGACTGGGCCAACCTGCTGCCCGCCGCGGACACCCTCACCAACCGCAACAAGCTCTCCTCCCCCCTCGTCGAGCGCGACGGACGCATCTACTGGTGCGCCGAACACCTCGATGACCCCGAGGGCCGCCGGGTCCTGGACGTCACCGACCTCGGCTACCACGTCCGCCCGCTCGGCACGCTCTTCCTGCGCAACCGGCTCAGCGCCTACAGCGACGACGGCCGCGGCACGATCCGTCTGTCCGGCACCGTCGTCAACCCGCTGGACCGGATCACCCCCCAGGCGCGCGTCCGCGGACAGCTCGAATTCCGCGCCCGCCGCCGCAGCCTGCAGACCTTCACCTTCCCGCTGACCTCGCTGCGCCGCACGGGCGACGGCCTCCAGTGGGACGCCGAGGTGGACCTGGCCGCCAAGCTGCGCCCGCTGGGCATCATCGACGCCGTATGGGACGTCCGTCTGATCCTGGACGTCGACGGCACCGTCCTGCGCACCCGCCTGTCGGTCGACGGACTCGACCTGGACGAGGCCGCCAAGCTCAAGATCCGGCCGCGGCTGACCCGGCTGGTCTCGGACCGCGTGGAACCCTCGGTCTCCAAGCGCGGCCACCTCAGCTTCGTGCTGATCTCCGAGGGCCAGGCGGCACGGCGCACCCAGAAGCTGGTCGGTGCCGCGGTCGCCGGCCGCGCCGGAAAGCTGGCCAAGACCTCCGTACGCAAGGTCCGCCAGACCAAGCGCAAGCTCAACTCCGGCGAGACCAAGATCCGTACGTACCACGAGCTGCTCAGCAAGCTGCCGGTACGCAAGGGACTGGTGGTCTTCGAGAGCCACCTGGGCAAGCAGTACAGCGACAGCCCCCGGGCCATCTACGAGGAGATGCGCCGCCAGGGCGTGGAGTTCGAGGCCGTGTGGTCCTACGCGGGCGGCCGGCCGCAGGGCTTCCCCGAGGACGCCACCCTCGTACGCCGCTGGGGCTGGCAGTACCTCAAGGCGCTGGCGCAGGCGGAGTTCTGGATCGACAACCAGGGCTTCCCGCTGAAGCTGACCAAGCGCCCGGAGACCACCTACATCCAGACCTGGCACGGCTCGGCACTCAAGCGCATGGGCTTCGACGAGCCGAACTACAAGCTGCGCAGCCGCCCCGCCCAGGAGGAGTACCAGAAGGTCCTGGACCGCTTCGACCACTTCCTGGTCCGCACCGAGCACGACGTACGGACCCTGGCCAAGGGCTTCCGGCTGCGTGACGAGGTGCTGCTGCGCACCGGCTACCCGCGCAACGATGCACTGGTCACCGCACGCCGCGCGGAGAGTGAACGCGGCCGTCGCGAGCGCGGCCCGCTCGCCCAGGAGCTGGGCATCCCCGAGGACCACACCGTCCTGCTGTACGCGCCGACGTTCCGGGCCACCCGCACGGGCAAGGTCCGCGGCTTCGAGCTGCCCTTCGACGTGGAGGAGTTCGCCCGCCGGTTCGGCGACCGCTACACCCTGCTGATCCGCTCGCACTACCTCAACCACGTCGTGCTGCCGCCGTCGGTGCGCGGCAAGGTCATCGACGTCACCGGCCACCACGACATCACCCCGCTGCTGGCCCTGGCGGACGGCCTCATCACGGACTACTCGTCGGTGATGTTCGACTACGCGCTCCTGGACCGGCCGATGCTCTTCTTCGCGTACGACTACGAGGAGTACGCCAAGGAGAGCCGCGGCACCTACTTCGACCTGATGGAGAAGGCGCCCGGCCCGGTGGTGGCCACCGAGGAGGAACTCTTCGGCGCGATCGAGGAGTTCAAGGCGGCGGACGGCCCGTACGCCGAGGCCCGCAAACGCTTCGTCGGCGAATTCGGCGAGTACGACCAGGGCGATGCGGCACGCACCATCGTCGAGAAGTTCTTCACCCGTGGGAGCGGCAAGTGA
- a CDS encoding glycosyltransferase family 2 protein yields the protein MKLSVVVPCYNEEAVIGRFDATVRTVLDELAVTYELCYVDDGSSDGTLHRLRSIAQQHTTTTRYLSFSRNFGKESAMLAGLREAGGDAVIIMDADLQHPPELIEKMLDLYQLGHDQVVAKRSRDGDKPLRTTLSRLYYRAVNKWVDVELTDGVGDFRLLSRTAVDALTSLPECNRFSKGLFSWIGFDTVTFDYRNAAREAGESKWRFGALLNYGIDGMISFNCRPLRLAIHAGLSLAALATAYTLWIIGAAVVGGVTAPGYVTLVAIVVGLGGLQMVMLGLIGEYIGRIYYESKRRPHFLVKETNGTVPKETPTARSVIGKTH from the coding sequence ATGAAGCTCTCAGTCGTCGTCCCCTGTTACAACGAGGAAGCCGTCATAGGCCGCTTCGACGCGACGGTCCGCACGGTGCTGGACGAGCTGGCCGTCACCTACGAGCTGTGTTACGTGGACGACGGCAGCTCCGACGGCACACTGCACCGGCTGCGTTCCATAGCCCAGCAGCACACCACGACCACCCGTTACCTCTCCTTCAGCCGTAACTTCGGCAAGGAATCCGCGATGCTGGCCGGTCTGCGGGAGGCGGGCGGCGACGCCGTGATCATCATGGACGCCGACCTCCAGCACCCGCCCGAACTGATCGAGAAGATGCTCGACCTGTACCAACTGGGCCACGACCAGGTCGTCGCCAAGCGCAGCCGCGACGGCGACAAGCCGCTGCGCACGACGCTCAGCCGCCTCTACTACCGCGCCGTCAACAAGTGGGTCGACGTCGAACTCACCGACGGGGTGGGCGACTTCCGGCTCCTCTCCCGTACGGCCGTGGACGCGCTGACCTCCCTTCCGGAATGCAACCGCTTCTCCAAGGGCCTGTTCTCGTGGATCGGTTTCGACACCGTCACCTTCGACTACCGCAACGCCGCACGCGAGGCGGGCGAGTCCAAGTGGCGCTTCGGCGCGCTGCTCAACTACGGCATCGACGGCATGATCTCCTTCAACTGCCGTCCGCTGCGCCTGGCCATCCACGCCGGCCTGAGCCTGGCCGCACTGGCCACCGCGTACACCCTGTGGATCATCGGTGCCGCCGTGGTCGGCGGCGTCACGGCACCCGGTTACGTGACGCTGGTGGCCATCGTCGTCGGCCTCGGCGGCCTCCAGATGGTCATGCTCGGCCTGATCGGCGAGTACATAGGCCGCATCTACTACGAGTCCAAGCGGCGCCCGCACTTCCTGGTCAAGGAAACCAACGGCACCGTCCCCAAAGAAACCCCGACAGCCCGCAGCGTCATCGGAAAAACCCACTGA
- a CDS encoding PIG-L family deacetylase, translating into MKPPHVKPSHVPQSPPGVRRRHLLQAAAGATAAASAGAGLWAWLAPVGGSGGGSGEGFGGGSGEGTPPPRPDAGRPEAAAAGSGQAHLHIIAHADDSLYFMNPDLEQSVRGGARTVTVCLTGGESDGRNAAKGPGFRDTPVDRPGFVRARMNGLRAAHAEMATAHRDSPWDVEAVSFLPGFQVEVQTLRAAPRHQLIFMELIEARHLARPRPTSLRGLWLGAAETLPTLRPAGTPVRQSYAYTRDQVIETLIAILDRVRPTVVRTLDPNAVHAPREPLPSPDPRLRGPFYYDHQDHTTSAYFAQAALAGYWGRARAGRGGTVRHVPAVVENYLGYEVGVLPNNLDIRTARRKGDLLSVYGWADHRACADPAGCGDRKVGGEAFDGWSRNWTRSTRLRAPGSNAWLRPGKDGRLVAFAVLDGQAHCWAETSPGSGSFRGPYPLGGDLLQGQIHAVRHPGGTLQLFATRTILPGRDRDRGQDGDGDRAHRREVVAALQTGTAQDGVPTFAAWESLGCPDADPVKSLEMGFPAAVAVADGTVHVFVRDRDGRIACRSGAHGGRWSPWQRLERPAGPSVAPEQTPQVIDGLDACVDSDGLVHLVAPSGNSVRHWVSQAAGQLPRPAAATGLPEPAGPVSVVALDDGAVRIAFRQPATARILLAERRRTGGVWHVVAQCEPAGGHGRVAMAAVGGAGGAAGSARGGERAAAGGWMVLAARDDAGLVRVALAGTARRTPQPWRTGKVLHSAAPGVAADARGRAVAVALGNDGRLYATRQKEPGTDDAFGPWTAQVASGTEQHP; encoded by the coding sequence GTGAAGCCGCCGCACGTGAAGCCGTCGCACGTGCCGCAGAGCCCGCCCGGCGTCCGTCGGCGGCACCTGCTCCAGGCCGCCGCCGGCGCGACGGCCGCGGCGTCGGCGGGCGCGGGTCTGTGGGCGTGGCTGGCGCCCGTCGGCGGCTCAGGAGGAGGCTCCGGCGAAGGCTTTGGAGGAGGTTCCGGAGAAGGCACACCGCCTCCGCGGCCGGACGCCGGACGCCCCGAAGCGGCGGCGGCCGGCTCGGGCCAGGCGCATCTGCACATCATCGCGCACGCCGACGACTCGCTCTATTTCATGAACCCCGACCTGGAGCAGTCCGTGCGCGGCGGGGCGCGCACGGTCACCGTCTGCCTGACCGGCGGCGAGTCCGACGGACGCAATGCCGCCAAAGGCCCCGGCTTCCGCGACACCCCCGTGGACCGGCCCGGCTTCGTACGGGCCCGTATGAACGGGCTGCGTGCCGCCCACGCCGAGATGGCCACCGCGCACCGCGACAGTCCCTGGGACGTGGAAGCGGTGTCCTTCCTGCCCGGCTTCCAGGTCGAGGTGCAGACGCTGCGCGCCGCCCCGCGCCACCAACTGATCTTCATGGAGCTGATCGAGGCCCGCCATCTCGCCCGCCCCCGGCCGACCTCGCTGCGCGGCCTGTGGCTCGGTGCCGCCGAGACCCTGCCCACTCTCCGGCCGGCCGGCACTCCCGTACGGCAGAGCTACGCGTACACCCGTGACCAGGTCATCGAGACGCTGATCGCGATCCTGGACCGGGTGCGGCCCACCGTCGTACGGACCCTGGACCCCAACGCCGTACACGCCCCCAGGGAACCCCTGCCCAGCCCCGACCCGCGTCTGCGCGGCCCCTTCTACTACGACCACCAGGACCACACCACCTCGGCCTACTTCGCCCAGGCGGCGCTGGCCGGCTACTGGGGACGGGCCCGCGCGGGCCGCGGCGGGACCGTACGTCACGTGCCGGCCGTCGTCGAGAACTACCTGGGGTACGAGGTCGGTGTCCTGCCCAACAATCTCGACATCCGCACCGCCCGGCGCAAAGGCGACCTGCTGTCGGTCTACGGCTGGGCGGACCACCGCGCCTGTGCGGACCCGGCGGGCTGCGGTGACCGCAAGGTCGGCGGCGAGGCGTTCGACGGATGGTCCAGGAACTGGACGCGCAGCACCCGGCTGCGCGCCCCCGGCTCCAACGCCTGGCTGCGGCCCGGCAAGGACGGCCGGCTGGTGGCCTTCGCCGTCCTGGACGGGCAGGCGCACTGCTGGGCCGAGACCTCCCCGGGCAGCGGGTCCTTCCGGGGCCCCTACCCGCTGGGCGGCGACCTCCTCCAAGGCCAGATCCACGCGGTCCGCCACCCCGGCGGCACGCTTCAGCTCTTCGCCACCCGTACGATCCTGCCGGGCCGCGACCGTGACCGTGGCCAGGACGGGGACGGTGACCGTGCCCACCGCCGGGAGGTGGTCGCCGCGCTGCAGACCGGTACGGCCCAGGACGGCGTACCGACGTTCGCCGCCTGGGAATCGCTGGGCTGCCCCGACGCCGATCCGGTGAAGTCCCTGGAGATGGGGTTTCCGGCCGCGGTGGCGGTCGCGGACGGCACCGTACACGTCTTCGTGCGCGACCGGGACGGCCGCATCGCCTGCCGCAGCGGCGCGCACGGCGGGCGGTGGTCGCCGTGGCAGCGGCTGGAGCGCCCGGCGGGACCGTCCGTGGCGCCCGAGCAGACCCCGCAGGTCATCGACGGTCTGGACGCGTGCGTGGACTCCGACGGGCTGGTGCACCTGGTCGCGCCGAGCGGCAACTCCGTACGCCACTGGGTGTCGCAGGCCGCCGGACAGCTTCCCCGGCCGGCCGCGGCCACCGGCCTGCCGGAGCCGGCCGGCCCGGTCAGCGTGGTGGCGCTGGACGACGGAGCCGTACGGATCGCCTTCCGCCAGCCGGCCACCGCCCGGATCCTGCTGGCCGAACGGCGCAGGACCGGCGGGGTCTGGCATGTGGTGGCCCAGTGCGAGCCGGCAGGCGGCCATGGGAGGGTGGCCATGGCGGCTGTGGGGGGCGCGGGAGGTGCGGCGGGCAGCGCGCGGGGAGGGGAGCGCGCCGCCGCGGGCGGGTGGATGGTACTCGCGGCCCGCGACGACGCGGGTCTGGTACGCGTCGCCCTGGCCGGCACGGCACGCCGCACCCCGCAGCCGTGGCGGACGGGAAAGGTACTGCACTCGGCGGCGCCGGGCGTCGCGGCGGACGCCCGGGGCCGCGCGGTCGCGGTCGCCCTGGGCAACGACGGCAGGCTCTACGCCACGCGGCAGAAAGAGCCCGGCACGGACGACGCCTTCGGGCCCTGGACGGCCCAGGTGGCCTCCGGAACCGAACAGCACCCCTAG